The following proteins are encoded in a genomic region of Glycine max cultivar Williams 82 chromosome 18, Glycine_max_v4.0, whole genome shotgun sequence:
- the LOC100812869 gene encoding probable xyloglucan endotransglucosylase/hydrolase protein 8 has translation MNNINDYAESLFQMCSENGAGPERDELDFEFLGNKIGEPYLIQTNVYKNGTRGRKMRHMLWFDPTEDCHTYSIQQELE, from the exons ATGAACAATATCAATGATTATGCAGAATCCCTCTTTCAG ATGTGCTCAGAAAATGGTGCGGGGCCAGAAAGAGATGAGCTTGATTTTGAGTTTTTGGGGAACAAAATAGGAGAACCTTATTTGATTCAGACTAATGTATACAAGAATGGAACTCGTGGGCGTAAGATGAGACACATGCTTTGGTTTGACCCCACAGAGGACTGCCACACCTATTCCATTCAGCAAGAATTAGAATGA